The Chelatococcus sp. HY11 genome includes a window with the following:
- a CDS encoding helix-turn-helix transcriptional regulator, which produces MYGNPQRRSANDVQELRRAAGRWLKQRREACNLSQRDLSTLVGTDYYTFISQLETGRGRIPPDRYRVWAEALQMEPKEFVRQILKFYDPATYEILFEDA; this is translated from the coding sequence ATGTATGGAAATCCGCAAAGGCGTAGCGCCAATGACGTGCAGGAGCTCCGCCGCGCGGCTGGTCGCTGGCTGAAGCAGCGGCGAGAGGCTTGTAATCTCTCGCAGCGTGATCTCTCTACGCTTGTCGGCACGGATTATTACACCTTCATCTCCCAGCTGGAGACCGGTCGCGGGCGCATTCCGCCGGATCGTTATCGCGTATGGGCCGAGGCCCTGCAGATGGAGCCGAAGGAGTTCGTCCGGCAGATCCTCAAATTTTATGACCCCGCCACCTACGAGATTCTTTTCGAAGACGCCTGA